The DNA segment GTTCTTGAGGATGTGCTCCAGGGCGAAGCTTATCCGCCGGAGCGGCGGCTCGTCCCAGTGGAGCCTCATGGATTCCGTGACGTAACGCGCGCGCTCGATGCACACCTCCTGCGGCGCGTCGATTATCTTCCAGCGCAGGTTATCGACCCTTGACCGGGCCTCGTCCTTCAACGATGCATTCTGCGTACCCATGGCAACCTCCCCGGATTGTACTGCCGCCGGGCGCCGCGCGCGGGAGACGTATCCCCGCGGGCGCCCGCCGTGTTACCGCGCGCGAATCGTCCTATACCTTTATGTCCATGTAGTTCACCAGTATCGCGTCCCTCAGTTTAGTCGGGAGGAAATTATTAATCCAGAGTAAAAAAGAGCTGCTGAAATCGATCTGGTTAAAGAGCGCCGGCTTCTTCGCGGTGACCACCTTCACAATCCTGCCCGCCGCGAAAATAGGCGTGGGGGCGGTCTTGATCAGCTCGTCGTCCCGTGCGATGAATCTTCGCGCCCGCTCGCGATAGGGCGACCCATCTTTCGGGAGCACGTGTATCTTCGCGGCGAAGGTGGTGGACACCTGGGCCGGCTCGATGATCGACACCCTGATCCCGAACGGCGCAACCTCGTAGCGCAGCGACAGCATGAGACCCGTCACCGCGAACTTGCTCGCGGTATAAATAGACTCGAACGGGAATGGAATGCGGCCCACGAGCGAGGACATGGCTATGAGCTTGCCCTGCTTACGGTCGCGCATCGACGGGATGAACGCCTGGAAGATCGCGGCGGTGCCGATCACGTTTATCTCGAGACACTTGAGCGCCTTTTCGAGGTCCACCTCCTCGAAGGGGCTGAAAAACCCGATGCCCACGTTGGAAAGCACCGTGTCGACCTTCCCGTATTTCTTCAGCACCTTGTCGCGGAACCGTGTGATTCCCGCGCGGTCCGATATATCCATGGGCATGAGGAGATGCTCTCCCCCGATCTTATCCATCTCTTCGGAAAGCGATGCCACGCCCTTTGCGTCCACGTCGAAACCCGCGATCGAATGTCCCATCCCCGCGAGCATCTTCGCCACGTGACGGCCCATGCCGTCGCCCAGCCCTGTTATTACGATCACCTCTCTCATCGCGAGCCTCCAGTAAATTTATTTCTTTACTATTACTATTTACACGAATGCGAACGATACCATTCCCCCATCTGCGTCATGGATTCCCTGAAATCCGGGTAGGCCATGCGGAACCCGGTCGACTTGAGCTTTGCGTTGTCCACGATATAGTCGTCGTACAGGTACTTCACCGCGTCGTATTCCAGGTCGGGGATTTTTCCTTTTCGCGCCGCCTTCGATCCTTCAATCTTCGCCGCGATTTTCACCAGCCACAGGGGCAGGTGCAGCCTGGGGGGCCTGGTCCCGAACGTCGCGGAAGCCAGCTCAAGCGCTTCCTGCAGGGTCGGGTGCGTGTCCTCGGCGATGTTGTACGCGTTCCCGACCGCGGAGTCGAGGAACGAAAGATGCTCCACCGCCGCCGCCACGTCCTCGGCGCGTATGTTGGAAAGTAGCTGCTGTCCGTGTCCCGGTATGGCCGATATGTCCGTGGGCCGGGAGAACGCTTTTCCCGCGCCGTCGTTGCAGCGCGGCCCGTAGACCGTGCAGGGGCGCGTGATGATCCCCGGCATCCCCTGGCCGATGCGCTTCCAGACGACGTCCTCGCCGTCCCGCTTGCTCGTCCCGTAGGCGTCGTGCGGATCGCGCGGGCCGTCCTCGGTGAAGGGCGTACCCTTGTAATAGCCATACACGCTGGTCGAGCCCACGTGCACATAGCGCTTCACGCCGTGTTTCATCACCAGCTCCGTGAAAAGCTCGACGCCGCGCACGTTGGTGGGAAAAAGCCTTTCGTAGGGCGTCGAAAAATTGCAGATGGCGCCCAGGTGGAACA comes from the Spirochaetota bacterium genome and includes:
- a CDS encoding SDR family NAD(P)-dependent oxidoreductase, which codes for MREVIVITGLGDGMGRHVAKMLAGMGHSIAGFDVDAKGVASLSEEMDKIGGEHLLMPMDISDRAGITRFRDKVLKKYGKVDTVLSNVGIGFFSPFEEVDLEKALKCLEINVIGTAAIFQAFIPSMRDRKQGKLIAMSSLVGRIPFPFESIYTASKFAVTGLMLSLRYEVAPFGIRVSIIEPAQVSTTFAAKIHVLPKDGSPYRERARRFIARDDELIKTAPTPIFAAGRIVKVVTAKKPALFNQIDFSSSFLLWINNFLPTKLRDAILVNYMDIKV
- a CDS encoding NAD-dependent epimerase/dehydratase family protein, producing the protein MKFDGITLVTGAAGFMGSHLVEYLANKGVKVRASARPRKDISFFEKLGVEYVPADLTKPETLPRLFEGNVDRVFHLGAICNFSTPYERLFPTNVRGVELFTELVMKHGVKRYVHVGSTSVYGYYKGTPFTEDGPRDPHDAYGTSKRDGEDVVWKRIGQGMPGIITRPCTVYGPRCNDGAGKAFSRPTDISAIPGHGQQLLSNIRAEDVAAAVEHLSFLDSAVGNAYNIAEDTHPTLQEALELASATFGTRPPRLHLPLWLVKIAAKIEGSKAARKGKIPDLEYDAVKYLYDDYIVDNAKLKSTGFRMAYPDFRESMTQMGEWYRSHSCK